The Candidatus Cloacimonadota bacterium genome includes the window AATTGAAAACAGTTTCAACAATAGACAAAATTCACTTCGCTCAAGTTAAGAATTATCTGAAAGCAACTGATTTGAGACTCGGATTACTCATAAATTTTAGAGCATCCCAACTTCAATTTAAAAGAGTCATATTATAATGCTTTTCAGTGTTTTCAGTGATTTTCGGTGTTTAATAAATAAATGAAAAAGATAAAAATAGTCGGTGCCGGACTTGCCGGTTCGGAAGCGGCTTTACAACTTGCTGATGCCGGTTGGAAAGTCGATCTTTATGAAATGCGTCCAAAAGTTCAGACTCCAGCACATCAAACCGGA containing:
- a CDS encoding GxxExxY protein, which translates into the protein LELSGYDIKQQFPVPVYFIDKVKIGDYFADLIVEDKIIIELKTVSTIDKIHFAQVKNYLKATDLRLGLLINFRASQLQFKRVIL